The Thermus oshimai DSM 12092 DNA segment TTGGCCCCGGGGTTCCTGTGGCGGAAATCGGCCAGAGCCCCCGGTCCCCCCTCGTTATACCGTTTGACGGTGGCGTGGACCCAGCGAGGGGTGTGGCCGGTGAGCTCGGCGATCTCCCGGGCTCCCAGGCCCCGCTTGGCGTGGTAGACCGCCAGAAACCGCAGGCGGGCCACCGGGTCCTTCTCCTTCTTCACCCTCTCCTTGAGCTCCTGGAAGGTGAGGTGGTCAGCAACCGTCATGAAAGAAGGATACTATGGAAAAGGGTATAAGACGCCGAGGAAAACCAGAAGTTTCCGCATAAAGCCTCCTTTCGTACAGGGGGATTATACACCCCACCCGGCAGCGCCCAAGTATACCCCACCTTGGTGCCAAATCCCTCCACAACGCCTGGGGAAGAACGCTTTTCTTGGGGGCCTCAGCGGGGCGCTTAAGCCCAGCGCACCCAGCCCACCCGGCTGGTAACGGGGTGGCGGAGGGCCAGGCGCAGGCCGTAGGTGTAGCTTCCGGGCCTAGGGGGGCGGAAAAGCCCCCGGTAAACCCCGCCCTCCTCCCCAAGGGGCAGGATCTCCAGCTCCCCCGTGCTCCGCCTCAGGAGGAGCTGGACCTCGAGGAAGGGCCTCAAGACCCCAGGCACCTCCCCCTCCACCCGGGCCCGGACCTCCAGGGGGGTGCCGTTTAGGGTGAGGTCCCCGGGGGCCTCCACC contains these protein-coding regions:
- a CDS encoding helix-turn-helix domain-containing protein, which gives rise to MTVADHLTFQELKERVKKEKDPVARLRFLAVYHAKRGLGAREIAELTGHTPRWVHATVKRYNEGGPGALADFRHRNPGA